In a single window of the Candidatus Krumholzibacteriia bacterium genome:
- the atpA gene encoding F0F1 ATP synthase subunit alpha gives MKIRPEEITSIIKREIKGFDASAEVEETGQVLEVGDGIARIYGLKGCMSGELLEFSNGSMGMALNLEEDNIGAVILGEYFEITEGSPVKRTGRVISVPVGEAMLGRVVDALGQPIDGKGPIDHEKYRPLESPAPGIVDRQPVKEPLQTGIKAIDSMTPIGRGQRELIIGDRSTGKTAVALDAIINQKNTDVICVYVAIGQKASTVASVVAKLEEHGAMDYTIVVAANASDPAPLQYIAPYAGASMAEYFMYEKGGHTLCVYDDLSKQSVSYRQLSLLLRRPPGREAFPGDVFYLHSRLLERSAKLSDKLGGGSMTALPIIETQSGDVTAYIPTNVISITDGQIFLSPDLFYQGVRPAINVGISVSRVGGNAQVKAMKKVAGSLRLDLAQYRELEAFAQFGSELDQSTQDALSKGARMVELLKQGQYVPLRTEKQVMVIYAGVNGHLSEVPVDQVGDFEEQFLAFMDAQHPEVGKAIAESGAISEETESALKAAIDSFLKQFTA, from the coding sequence ATGAAGATCCGCCCGGAAGAGATCACTTCGATCATCAAGAGAGAGATTAAGGGCTTCGACGCTTCCGCCGAGGTGGAAGAGACCGGACAGGTTCTGGAAGTCGGAGACGGGATCGCTCGAATCTATGGCCTGAAAGGCTGTATGAGCGGCGAACTCCTGGAGTTCTCCAATGGTTCGATGGGCATGGCCCTGAATCTGGAAGAGGACAACATCGGTGCGGTGATTCTCGGGGAATACTTCGAGATTACCGAGGGAAGCCCCGTCAAACGTACGGGACGGGTCATCTCGGTTCCCGTGGGAGAGGCCATGCTGGGTCGCGTGGTGGACGCACTCGGTCAGCCCATCGACGGCAAGGGTCCGATCGACCACGAAAAGTACCGCCCCCTGGAAAGCCCCGCCCCCGGAATCGTGGATCGCCAGCCGGTGAAAGAGCCGCTTCAGACCGGGATCAAGGCCATCGACTCCATGACTCCCATCGGCCGCGGTCAGCGTGAGTTGATCATCGGCGACCGCAGTACGGGGAAAACCGCTGTTGCGCTCGATGCGATTATCAACCAGAAAAACACCGACGTCATCTGTGTCTATGTGGCCATCGGGCAGAAGGCCTCCACCGTGGCAAGCGTGGTTGCGAAGCTCGAGGAACACGGGGCCATGGACTATACGATTGTCGTGGCAGCCAATGCCTCCGATCCGGCCCCCCTTCAGTACATCGCTCCCTATGCGGGTGCCAGCATGGCCGAGTACTTCATGTACGAAAAGGGCGGCCACACGCTCTGTGTCTATGACGATCTTTCCAAGCAGTCGGTCAGCTATCGACAGCTTTCCCTTCTGCTGCGACGCCCTCCGGGACGGGAAGCCTTCCCGGGCGATGTCTTCTATCTCCACAGCCGCCTTCTCGAGCGTTCCGCGAAACTCAGTGACAAACTGGGCGGCGGCTCGATGACCGCACTTCCGATCATCGAAACCCAGTCCGGTGACGTGACGGCCTACATCCCGACGAATGTGATCTCGATCACCGACGGTCAGATATTCCTGTCCCCGGATCTCTTCTATCAGGGCGTGCGCCCTGCGATCAATGTCGGCATCTCGGTCTCCCGTGTGGGAGGAAACGCCCAGGTCAAGGCCATGAAGAAGGTGGCCGGCTCCCTGCGTCTGGATCTCGCCCAGTACCGCGAGTTGGAAGCCTTTGCCCAGTTCGGTTCCGAGTTGGACCAGTCCACGCAGGATGCCCTTTCCAAGGGGGCTCGCATGGTGGAACTGCTCAAGCAGGGCCAGTACGTTCCGCTTCGTACTGAAAAACAGGTCATGGTGATCTATGCGGGCGTGAACGGACACCTATCCGAAGTGCCCGTCGATCAGGTCGGGGATTTCGAGGAACAGTTCCTTGCCTTCATGGACGCGCAGCATCCGGAAGTCGGCAAGGCGATCGCCGAAAGCGGCGCAATCAGCGAGGAAACGGAGTCTGCACTCAAGGCAGCCATCGACAGTTTCCTGAAGCAGTTTACGGCCTAG
- the atpH gene encoding ATP synthase F1 subunit delta produces MRNFAIAKVYATAVLELAREKGELAELLRDLEAFAALLEESSELQSAFYSPEASSAAKARILDQIFPDAESVLSLLFLKTLVRKNRESAFGDILSMIGRLRDEEEGILLGTLFSATELAEGELQGVESQLGEEHGKQVKLEHEVDGSLLSGMILRMESHTIDGSLKTRLRRMKNRLMAADLGKE; encoded by the coding sequence ATGAGGAACTTTGCCATTGCGAAGGTCTATGCCACGGCGGTTCTGGAGCTTGCCCGGGAAAAGGGCGAACTTGCGGAACTGCTCCGGGATCTGGAAGCTTTTGCAGCCCTGCTCGAAGAGAGCAGCGAACTGCAAAGTGCTTTCTATTCACCGGAGGCCTCCTCTGCCGCCAAGGCTCGCATTCTGGACCAGATTTTTCCGGATGCTGAAAGCGTCCTGAGTCTGCTCTTCCTGAAGACCCTGGTTCGCAAGAACCGGGAGTCTGCCTTCGGCGACATTCTGTCCATGATTGGGCGTCTGCGTGACGAGGAAGAGGGCATTCTTCTGGGAACTCTTTTTTCGGCCACAGAGCTGGCCGAGGGAGAGCTTCAGGGTGTCGAAAGCCAACTTGGCGAGGAACACGGAAAACAGGTGAAACTGGAGCATGAAGTGGACGGGAGTCTGCTCTCCGGAATGATCCTTCGTATGGAGAGTCACACCATCGACGGAAGTCTCAAGACCCGGCTTCGCCGGATGAAGAACCGCCTGATGGCGGCCGACCTGGGAAAGGAATGA
- the atpF gene encoding F0F1 ATP synthase subunit B: protein MPAMNPYGPALFLSGGLFSPDPGLIFWTILSFLGLVFLLKKVAWGPIIDGLDRREESIRKSLEDTEKAREDALQYVEEQKQELSKAREETREILEQGKTQASAMKEEIMLRAREEAEQTIESARRQIDLEMSQARDSLREEVVDLTVQVAGKLLERSLDDSDHRKMSDEFLKEAGQGS, encoded by the coding sequence ATGCCTGCCATGAACCCGTATGGCCCGGCGCTTTTCCTCTCGGGAGGGCTGTTTTCGCCGGATCCCGGTCTCATCTTCTGGACGATCCTGTCCTTTCTGGGCCTGGTCTTCCTTTTGAAGAAAGTGGCCTGGGGACCGATTATCGATGGTCTGGATCGCCGGGAAGAGTCGATCCGCAAGTCCCTGGAGGACACGGAGAAGGCTCGTGAGGATGCGCTCCAGTATGTCGAGGAACAGAAGCAGGAGCTCAGCAAGGCTCGCGAGGAAACCCGTGAGATACTCGAGCAGGGAAAGACCCAGGCGAGTGCCATGAAAGAGGAGATTATGCTCCGTGCCCGTGAGGAAGCGGAGCAGACCATCGAATCTGCTCGCCGGCAAATCGACCTCGAAATGAGCCAGGCCCGCGACAGCCTGCGCGAAGAGGTCGTGGACCTCACTGTGCAGGTGGCCGGCAAGCTACTGGAGCGCAGCCTCGATGACTCCGACCATCGCAAGATGTCCGATGAGTTCCTGAAGGAAGCGGGTCAGGGCTCATGA
- the atpE gene encoding ATP synthase F0 subunit C, with the protein MLPIIASLSGLGAGLGAGIAVIGAGYGIGRLAASAMEGIARQPEAVGDIRGGMILAAALIEGVALFALVICIMMAGKV; encoded by the coding sequence ATGCTTCCCATCATCGCTTCTCTGTCCGGACTCGGTGCCGGACTTGGCGCTGGAATCGCTGTGATTGGTGCCGGCTACGGCATAGGTCGTCTGGCCGCTTCGGCCATGGAAGGAATTGCTCGTCAGCCCGAGGCTGTCGGTGACATTCGAGGCGGAATGATTCTGGCCGCAGCTCTGATCGAGGGTGTTGCCCTCTTCGCGCTGGTGATCTGCATCATGATGGCCGGTAAGGTCTAA
- the atpB gene encoding F0F1 ATP synthase subunit A: protein MIFASSTLAAEETHHAAGHGSAGSNEAVAETAHAVEHAADHAGGHEAGVDAIDHILNHNSWHATHDIQWNVHDFFANTLHFGSLKIGGLDIDLAPSLHVVMLWLAGVILVLLLRSVANRQEKGVPKGRLRNFFESIVVFLRDEVVFSIMGADVGRRYLPYLLTVFFFILSINLLGLFPTMSTATGNINVTATLAIFTFLATLAGGIRANGFIGHFRGLIPPGVPLPLIPIMIPIEVMGMFTKPFALTVRLFANMIAGHIIILSFFNLIFALGKMPYLAVLPLAGAVAISAFEIFVAFLQAFIFTFLSTIFIYQAVHPDH, encoded by the coding sequence ATGATCTTCGCAAGTTCGACTCTGGCTGCTGAAGAAACCCATCACGCTGCGGGGCATGGCAGCGCAGGCAGTAATGAGGCGGTCGCAGAAACGGCTCATGCCGTGGAGCATGCTGCCGACCACGCGGGCGGCCATGAAGCCGGGGTCGATGCCATCGACCATATCCTCAATCACAACTCCTGGCACGCCACTCACGATATCCAGTGGAATGTTCACGACTTCTTCGCCAACACCCTGCACTTCGGTTCCCTGAAGATCGGCGGCCTGGATATCGATCTCGCGCCGAGCCTGCATGTAGTCATGCTCTGGCTGGCCGGCGTCATTCTTGTCCTCCTGCTCCGGTCGGTGGCCAATCGTCAGGAGAAGGGTGTGCCGAAGGGTCGCCTTCGCAACTTCTTCGAGTCCATCGTGGTCTTCCTGCGCGATGAAGTGGTCTTCAGCATCATGGGAGCCGATGTAGGCCGTCGCTACCTGCCCTATCTTCTGACGGTCTTCTTCTTCATTCTTTCGATCAACCTGCTCGGGCTTTTCCCGACCATGTCAACAGCGACCGGCAACATCAATGTAACGGCAACTCTTGCGATCTTTACCTTCCTCGCAACGCTGGCCGGTGGCATTCGCGCCAACGGATTCATCGGGCACTTTCGCGGGCTCATTCCTCCGGGAGTGCCCCTGCCCCTGATTCCCATCATGATTCCCATTGAAGTGATGGGCATGTTCACGAAGCCATTCGCCCTTACAGTGCGACTCTTTGCGAACATGATCGCCGGGCACATCATCATCCTGAGCTTTTTCAACCTCATCTTCGCGCTCGGGAAGATGCCCTATCTGGCTGTCCTGCCTCTGGCGGGGGCGGTGGCCATCAGCGCATTCGAGATTTTCGTGGCCTTCCTGCAGGCCTTCATTTTCACTTTTCTGTCGACGATTTTCATTTACCAGGCGGTTCACCCGGATCATTAG
- a CDS encoding AtpZ/AtpI family protein, whose amino-acid sequence MNREKKLSDWAKRWVKRRSDESASLSLSHLALTYASSLAFYGLLGWWLDRKLGWTPWLTILGVALGAVGGFVWIYREVLREEESRKKKRGSGE is encoded by the coding sequence ATGAATCGTGAGAAAAAACTCTCTGACTGGGCGAAAAGGTGGGTGAAAAGACGCAGTGATGAGTCTGCATCACTTTCTCTTTCCCATCTCGCCCTCACCTACGCCAGTTCTCTGGCCTTTTATGGTCTTCTAGGCTGGTGGCTGGACCGGAAACTTGGCTGGACGCCTTGGTTGACGATTCTGGGAGTGGCACTCGGTGCTGTCGGCGGCTTTGTCTGGATCTACCGGGAAGTGCTTCGCGAGGAAGAGTCCCGGAAGAAGAAGAGGGGATCGGGAGAGTGA
- a CDS encoding sigma-54-dependent Fis family transcriptional regulator: MSDSEKPGALPRRPDSLKNLSSPKSAAAASPATESFETASLKSRLTRAEEELATLSGLRDSYGRLVDLLSEFGDLLLEDDAAGQIRRVLELSLRLVGADRAAFFRLDPKGSLRQAQSLPSGQKLESISRSLVRDALMERKSRYYLGEDSWSGLERESILYLELGTVVVTPLLAEDRLLGVLYLDGKGVGHFGSRELPLLESFARLAASAMLRLDELQQARKEGRRLESENRELRETLGEDTRFGRMIASSPAMKRVVFQLRRMAALRSTVILEGETGTGKEVIARALHVEGPWQDKPFVAINCGAIPENLLESELFGHARGAFTGADRDRVGLFEQADGGTLLLDEIGDMPLSLQVKLLRVLEEGEFRRLGESRLRKPVFRLIAASHRNLEKRVIEGEFREDLYYRLNVLSVRIPPLRERPDDILALSLHFLERQSAEQGRPAPRLEASSLKLLQSQPWPGNVRQLEKCIERSLALYAGGDVLAPGDLLLDEGPLSRPANSGTGDLRSRLQELEFRIIQEALDQCGGQVSSAARTLGISRQTLHEKLRKQKKRDESL; encoded by the coding sequence ATGTCTGATTCCGAGAAACCCGGAGCATTGCCCCGCCGTCCTGATTCCCTGAAGAATCTCTCCTCTCCGAAGTCTGCGGCGGCCGCAAGCCCGGCCACCGAGTCCTTTGAAACCGCCAGCCTGAAAAGCCGCCTGACTCGTGCGGAAGAGGAACTGGCCACTCTTTCAGGTCTTCGGGATTCCTATGGAAGATTGGTGGATCTCCTCTCCGAGTTTGGGGATCTCCTGCTCGAGGACGATGCCGCCGGGCAAATCCGGCGCGTTCTGGAACTCAGTCTTCGACTGGTCGGGGCAGATCGTGCCGCCTTTTTCCGCCTCGATCCGAAGGGCTCCCTGAGACAGGCCCAGAGTCTTCCTTCGGGGCAGAAGCTCGAGAGCATCAGCCGCTCTCTGGTGCGAGACGCCTTGATGGAGAGAAAGAGCCGCTACTATCTGGGAGAAGACTCCTGGTCGGGCCTGGAGCGCGAGAGCATTCTCTATCTGGAACTGGGCACCGTGGTGGTCACACCACTATTGGCGGAGGACCGTCTCCTGGGCGTTCTCTATCTGGATGGAAAGGGAGTCGGACATTTCGGAAGCCGCGAACTTCCCCTGCTGGAGTCCTTTGCCCGCCTGGCCGCATCGGCCATGCTCCGTCTGGATGAACTGCAGCAGGCCCGCAAGGAGGGTCGTCGCCTCGAGTCGGAAAATCGCGAGTTGCGCGAGACTCTGGGAGAAGATACCCGTTTTGGCCGGATGATCGCGTCGAGCCCCGCGATGAAGCGCGTGGTTTTCCAACTTCGACGCATGGCCGCTCTTCGCAGCACGGTGATTCTGGAAGGGGAGACGGGGACCGGCAAGGAAGTCATTGCCCGTGCCCTGCATGTCGAAGGCCCCTGGCAGGACAAGCCTTTCGTTGCGATCAACTGTGGAGCCATTCCCGAAAACCTGCTCGAAAGCGAGCTCTTCGGCCACGCCCGGGGAGCCTTCACCGGCGCAGACCGGGATCGTGTAGGTCTCTTCGAGCAGGCGGACGGAGGAACCCTGCTTCTGGATGAAATCGGGGACATGCCCCTCAGCCTGCAGGTCAAGCTCCTGCGGGTGCTCGAGGAGGGGGAATTCCGGCGGCTCGGGGAATCCCGGCTTCGCAAACCGGTCTTTCGTCTGATCGCTGCCAGCCACCGGAACCTCGAAAAGAGGGTAATCGAAGGGGAGTTCCGGGAGGATCTCTACTACCGGCTGAATGTACTTTCTGTCAGGATCCCGCCCCTCCGCGAGCGCCCCGATGACATTCTGGCCCTTTCCCTTCACTTTCTGGAAAGACAGAGTGCGGAGCAGGGGCGTCCTGCGCCCCGCCTGGAAGCGTCCTCCCTGAAACTCCTGCAATCCCAGCCCTGGCCGGGCAATGTGAGGCAACTGGAGAAGTGCATCGAGCGCAGCCTGGCCCTCTATGCCGGGGGGGATGTCCTTGCTCCCGGCGACCTGCTTCTCGACGAAGGCCCCCTGTCCCGTCCGGCAAACTCAGGCACCGGCGACCTGCGAAGTCGCTTGCAGGAGTTGGAGTTCCGGATTATCCAGGAAGCGCTGGATCAGTGCGGGGGCCAGGTCTCTTCGGCCGCCCGGACTCTTGGAATTTCCCGGCAAACCCTCCACGAAAAACTTCGGAAGCAGAAGAAGCGGGATGAGTCTTTGTAA
- a CDS encoding bifunctional oligoribonuclease/PAP phosphatase NrnA has protein sequence MLPKERYQETGRYLLEQKRVRLLLHKHPDGDSMGSSLALCRFLQSRGVDAAVLGPFDEAYPAKFDYLSGFGEIQHGGEEARNPDFEETLYVVVDSTGLDRTGFEDGDFRRLLRIDHHIDGSDYDERDLLDRSAAATALIITDLLRALDEDAIDTEIANCLFTGLMTDTGGFRYSSTDAHCFETAAFLVSRGANPSDCANLVNDRRNSHYLVLMEKALASVKLYFEDRVALMILRSGDLPEEARPFFGQDEFINLPRSLESVRVVVQIKESPDGEWKVGFRGKGEVNVQALAAHFGGGGHFSASGCEMRGEAEDIRDTLLARLEESLREAGLIS, from the coding sequence ATGCTGCCAAAAGAGAGATATCAGGAAACCGGTCGCTATCTGCTCGAGCAAAAGAGAGTTCGCCTTCTTTTGCACAAGCACCCCGATGGCGATTCCATGGGCAGCTCTCTGGCCCTCTGCCGCTTCCTTCAGTCCCGGGGCGTCGACGCGGCGGTCTTGGGTCCCTTTGACGAAGCATATCCTGCGAAGTTCGACTACTTGTCCGGCTTCGGGGAGATCCAGCACGGGGGCGAAGAGGCCCGCAACCCGGACTTCGAAGAGACCCTCTATGTGGTCGTGGACAGCACGGGCCTGGATCGAACCGGTTTTGAGGACGGCGATTTCAGGAGGCTTCTTCGAATCGATCACCACATTGATGGCAGCGATTACGATGAAAGAGACCTCCTTGACCGCTCTGCTGCGGCCACAGCCCTGATCATCACGGATCTCCTTCGTGCCCTCGATGAGGATGCCATCGACACAGAAATCGCGAACTGTCTTTTCACCGGCCTGATGACCGACACCGGCGGCTTTCGCTACTCGAGCACGGATGCCCACTGCTTCGAAACGGCGGCCTTCCTGGTCAGCCGGGGCGCGAACCCTTCCGACTGCGCCAATCTGGTCAACGACCGACGCAACTCCCACTATCTGGTTCTCATGGAAAAGGCACTGGCCTCAGTGAAACTCTACTTCGAGGACCGGGTGGCCCTGATGATCCTCCGCTCCGGGGATCTCCCGGAGGAAGCCCGTCCCTTCTTCGGACAGGATGAGTTCATCAACCTGCCCAGAAGCCTCGAGTCCGTTCGTGTCGTGGTGCAGATCAAGGAGTCGCCGGACGGGGAATGGAAGGTGGGCTTCCGGGGCAAGGGAGAGGTCAATGTGCAGGCCCTGGCTGCACACTTCGGCGGTGGCGGGCATTTCTCGGCTTCCGGCTGCGAAATGCGGGGAGAGGCAGAAGACATCCGCGATACCCTGCTCGCTCGCCTGGAAGAATCCCTGCGGGAGGCAGGGCTGATCTCTTGA